A single genomic interval of Carassius auratus strain Wakin unplaced genomic scaffold, ASM336829v1 scaf_tig00025274, whole genome shotgun sequence harbors:
- the LOC113078322 gene encoding homeobox protein SIX4-like isoform X2 — protein MSVSSTEVTVAGEIKKENVKYAEPLESSTDSRGHVKLLILDTPVATGMLVRQHQTQTSPPERKMPTMDSLSAHTSPAAASNSLAFSAEQVACVCEALQQGGNVDRLARFLWSLPQSDLLRGNESILRAQALVAFHQARYPELYSILESHSFSPSCHSALQDLWYKARYTEAEKARGRPLGAVDKYRLRRKFPLPRTIWDGEETVYCFKERSRNALKDLYKQNRYPSPAEKRNLAKVTGLSLTQVSNWFKNKRQRDRNPSEAQSKSESDGNHSTEDESSKGRESLSPCPMSICADETIGNAVLPLCSGDLEAGVIVQQAGDSRTSVSPPSVIFNRVSINTPTSVFHNGTPSFLSTTGHVLFSGMNLELQSLVCRSTADVEMDDRGQDKGVTEDPALAYPSFHCSVNGTDTEVKAEDVRQDVLVQNQTTSISSAFTVTPSNGLQLEGYNLDPEDNGTSLLSNKVALPTLQLSSSSSPSSVTQGLADDSSPAPASLCHNQVEKQDRLQLTSLESSTALYCLSSIHTLSAVKKEPLETPGGYLYHLGYSPDPTHSSPTRLNTTMTTTLQDYTTLTREGRER, from the exons ATGTCTGTTTCCTCTACTGAAGTGACAGTGGCAGGCGAGATCAAAAAGGAAAATGTGAAGTACGCGGAGCCTCTCGAGAGCTCCACGGACAGTCGGGGGCACGTCAAACTCCTGATTCTGGACACTCCAGTGGCCACCGGGATGCTCGTCAGGCAGCACCAGACGCAGACCTCTCCACCGGAGCGCAAGATGCCCACTATGGACTCTTTGTCTGCGCACACTTCACCCGCAGCAGCATCGAACTCTTTGGCTTTCTCAGCGGAGCAGGTTGCGTGTGTTTGCGAGGCGCTTCAGCAGGGGGGCAACGTGGATCGACTCGCCCGGTTTCTTTGGTCTCTCCCGCAGAGCGACTTACTGCGCGGGAATGAAAGTATTCTTCGCGCTCAGGCGCTGGTGGCTTTCCACCAGGCGCGTTACCCGGAGCTTTACAGCATCTTGGAGAGCCACAGTTTCAGCCCCTCGTGCCACTCTGCCCTGCAGGACTTATGGTACAAAGCCCGGTACACGGAGGCGGAGAAGGCCCGCGGTAGACCACTGGGCGCAGTGGATAAATATCGCCTGCGACGCAAGTTTCCGCTTCCCCGGACCATCTGGGATGGAGAGGAGACGGTGTACTGCTTCAAAGAACGCTCAAGGAACGCGCTGAAGGACCTCTATAAGCAGAACCGGTACCCGTCCCCGGCCGAGAAAAGGAATCTGGCCAAGGTCACAGGACTGTCCCTCACACAGGTCAGCAACTGGTTCAAAAACAAgaggcagagagacagaaacCCGTCAGAGGCGCAGTCCAAAAG tGAGTCAGATGGAAATCACAGTACGGAGGATGAGAGCAGTAAAGGTCGGGAGTCTCTGTCCCCGTGTCCAATGTCAATCTGTGCTGATGAGACCATAGGCAATGCAGTTCTTCCTCTCTGTTCTGGAGATCTGGAGGCCGGGGTCATTGTCCAGCAGGCTGGAGACAGCAGGACCTCTGTCTCGCCACCATCCGTCATCTTTAACAGAGTCTCAATCAACACTCCCACTTCTGTTTTCCACAATGGCACCCCTTCATTTCTTTCCACCACAGGACATGTCCTCTTCAGTGGCATGAACTTGGAACTCCAGTCCCTGGTTTGCAGGTCAACGGCAGATGTGGAAATGGATGATAGAGGACAGGATAAAGGGGTAACTGAAGATCCTGCACTGGCGTACCCCTCATTTCACTGCAGTGTGAATGGGACAGACACAGAGGTGAAAGCAGAGGATGTAAGGCAGGATGTGTTGGTCCAGAACCAGACCACGTCCATTAGCTCCGCCTTTACTGTCACTCCATCCAATGGCTTGCAGCTTGAAGGTTACAACTTGGATCCTGAAGACAATGGGACCTCGCTGCTTAGTAACAAGGTGGCACTTCCTACCTTGCAACTCTCATCATCTTCTTCACCCTCATCAGTCACACAAG GCCTTGCTGATGACAGTTCTCCTGCTCCTGCCTCTCTGTGCCACAACCAGGTGGAGAAGCAGGATAGGCTGCAGCTGACCTCTCTTGAGTCCAGCACAGCACTCTACTGTCTAAGTAGCATTCACACACTGTCTGCTGTGAAGAAGGAACCTTTGGAGACTCCTGGAGGATACCTTTATCACCTGGGTTACAGTCCTGACCCCACCCACAGCTCCCCCACCAGACTTAACACCACCATGACAACCACCCTTCAAGACTACACCACTCTCACA AGGGAGGGAAGGGAGAGATGA
- the LOC113078318 gene encoding tRNA (guanine(37)-N1)-methyltransferase isoform X2 — protein MTGHPQTDLGLYKPPQTVRGMTELDRAAFSQTVSVPAIRIPTQVLNKVVKGLKKVALQRPGLKRVVEDHSEDGNTYSSKGEHRLLLLDPNNITYADSFGSEEAEALKAYGVPQEIHKYQLKLTYENLKSEEILRAVLPEGQDVTSGFSRVGHIAHMNLRDHQLPYRKLIGQVIIDKNPGITCVVNKTNTIDSTYRNFQMEVLAGESNMVAKVRENGVLYEFDFSLVYWNPRLSTEHERIVSLLQRGDTVVDVFAGVGPFAIPAARRGCEVLANDLNPESFRWLQHNAKLNKVDRKITSFNMDGRDFIRGPVQERLPALMKGSQKIHVVMNLPALALEFLDAFRGLLGPEPDQSLSCLDDNLPQVHCYGFSKEDDTQRDVVERAEASLKISLQGQCPVHLVRNVAPNKEMMCVSFTLPRGVLYSTHTQNRDISEEPCPKKQKCEDLTD, from the exons ATGACTGGCCATCCGCAGACTGATTTGGGGCTCTACAAGCCCCCTCAGACAGTCCGGGGCATGACAGAACTGGACCGCGCAGCTTTCAGTCAAACAGTCAGTGTTCCTGCCATACGGATACCAACCCAAGTTCTCAACAAAGTGGTCAAGGGTTTGAAGAAAGTGGCACTACAGAGGCCAGGACTCAAACGGGTTGTCGAGGACCACAGTGAAGATGGAAATACATACAGTAGTAAAGGAGAACATCGGCTGCTGCTTTTGGACCCAAACAACATTACATATGCAGATTCATTTGGCAGCGAGGAGGCAGAAGCTCTGAAAGCATATGGGGTGCCTCAGGAGATCCATAAGTACCAACTGAAACTCACCTATGAGAACCTTAAGAGTGAAGAGATACTGCGAGCTGTACTTCCTGAAGGACAGGATGTAACATCAGGATTTAGTAGAGTGGGCCACATCGCCCACATGAACCTGAGAGACCACCAGCTCCCCTACAGAAAACTAATTG GTCAAGTAATCATAGATAAGAACCCCGGCATTACGTGTGTGGTCAACAAGACCAACACCATTGATTCCACTTACAGGAACTTCCAAATGGAGGTTTTGGCAGGAGAGAGTAACATGGTGGCAAAA GTACGCGAGAATGGCGTATTGTACGAGTTTGATTTCTCTCTGGTGTACTGGAACCCTCGACTAAGCACTGAACACGAGCGTATCGTTTCCCTTCTTCAGCGTGGTGATACCGTAGTGGATGTTTTCGCCGGGGTCGGTCCATTCGCGATCCCAGCAGCCCGTCGAGGCTGCGAGGTCCTCGCTAACGACTTGAACCCGGAGTCCTTCCGTTGGCTCCAGCACAATGCTAAACTCAACAAGGTTGACCGAAAAATAACATCATTTAACATGGATGGACGAGACTTCATCCGAGGACCTGTACAGGAGCGCCTGCCTGCTCTAATGAAGGGATCACAAAAGATTCATGTGGTGATGAACCTTCCCGCACTGGCTCTAGAGTTCCTTGATGCTTTCAGAGGTCTGCTGGGCCCAGAGCCAGACCAGAGTCTTTCCTGTCTGGACGACAACCTGCCACAGGTGCATTGCTACGGGTTCTCCAAAGAAGATGACACTCAGAGGGATGTAGTGGAGCGGGCCGAGGCGAGTTTAAAGATTTCCCTGCAAGGACAGTGTCCTGTGCACCTGGTGAGGAATGTGGCACCCAATAAGGAGATGATGTGTGTGAGTTTTACCTTACCGAGAGGGGTCCTgtacagcacacacactcaaaacagaG ATATTTCAGAGGAGCCATGTCCTAAGAAACAGAAGTGTGAGGATCTGACAGACTGA
- the LOC113078322 gene encoding homeobox protein SIX4-like isoform X1, translating into MSVSSTEVTVAGEIKKENVKYAEPLESSTDSRGHVKLLILDTPVATGMLVRQHQTQTSPPERKMPTMDSLSAHTSPAAASNSLAFSAEQVACVCEALQQGGNVDRLARFLWSLPQSDLLRGNESILRAQALVAFHQARYPELYSILESHSFSPSCHSALQDLWYKARYTEAEKARGRPLGAVDKYRLRRKFPLPRTIWDGEETVYCFKERSRNALKDLYKQNRYPSPAEKRNLAKVTGLSLTQVSNWFKNKRQRDRNPSEAQSKSESDGNHSTEDESSKGRESLSPCPMSICADETIGNAVLPLCSGDLEAGVIVQQAGDSRTSVSPPSVIFNRVSINTPTSVFHNGTPSFLSTTGHVLFSGMNLELQSLVCRSTADVEMDDRGQDKGVTEDPALAYPSFHCSVNGTDTEVKAEDVRQDVLVQNQTTSISSAFTVTPSNGLQLEGYNLDPEDNGTSLLSNKVALPTLQLSSSSSPSSVTQGLADDSSPAPASLCHNQVEKQDRLQLTSLESSTALYCLSSIHTLSAVKKEPLETPGGYLYHLGYSPDPTHSSPTRLNTTMTTTLQDYTTLTVSAALLAQTDLTSEFRGHDAQMTSNLNGDFLCAVSEGGKGEMRAVEDEGGKQLTKLKTVHIEEEMTDL; encoded by the exons ATGTCTGTTTCCTCTACTGAAGTGACAGTGGCAGGCGAGATCAAAAAGGAAAATGTGAAGTACGCGGAGCCTCTCGAGAGCTCCACGGACAGTCGGGGGCACGTCAAACTCCTGATTCTGGACACTCCAGTGGCCACCGGGATGCTCGTCAGGCAGCACCAGACGCAGACCTCTCCACCGGAGCGCAAGATGCCCACTATGGACTCTTTGTCTGCGCACACTTCACCCGCAGCAGCATCGAACTCTTTGGCTTTCTCAGCGGAGCAGGTTGCGTGTGTTTGCGAGGCGCTTCAGCAGGGGGGCAACGTGGATCGACTCGCCCGGTTTCTTTGGTCTCTCCCGCAGAGCGACTTACTGCGCGGGAATGAAAGTATTCTTCGCGCTCAGGCGCTGGTGGCTTTCCACCAGGCGCGTTACCCGGAGCTTTACAGCATCTTGGAGAGCCACAGTTTCAGCCCCTCGTGCCACTCTGCCCTGCAGGACTTATGGTACAAAGCCCGGTACACGGAGGCGGAGAAGGCCCGCGGTAGACCACTGGGCGCAGTGGATAAATATCGCCTGCGACGCAAGTTTCCGCTTCCCCGGACCATCTGGGATGGAGAGGAGACGGTGTACTGCTTCAAAGAACGCTCAAGGAACGCGCTGAAGGACCTCTATAAGCAGAACCGGTACCCGTCCCCGGCCGAGAAAAGGAATCTGGCCAAGGTCACAGGACTGTCCCTCACACAGGTCAGCAACTGGTTCAAAAACAAgaggcagagagacagaaacCCGTCAGAGGCGCAGTCCAAAAG tGAGTCAGATGGAAATCACAGTACGGAGGATGAGAGCAGTAAAGGTCGGGAGTCTCTGTCCCCGTGTCCAATGTCAATCTGTGCTGATGAGACCATAGGCAATGCAGTTCTTCCTCTCTGTTCTGGAGATCTGGAGGCCGGGGTCATTGTCCAGCAGGCTGGAGACAGCAGGACCTCTGTCTCGCCACCATCCGTCATCTTTAACAGAGTCTCAATCAACACTCCCACTTCTGTTTTCCACAATGGCACCCCTTCATTTCTTTCCACCACAGGACATGTCCTCTTCAGTGGCATGAACTTGGAACTCCAGTCCCTGGTTTGCAGGTCAACGGCAGATGTGGAAATGGATGATAGAGGACAGGATAAAGGGGTAACTGAAGATCCTGCACTGGCGTACCCCTCATTTCACTGCAGTGTGAATGGGACAGACACAGAGGTGAAAGCAGAGGATGTAAGGCAGGATGTGTTGGTCCAGAACCAGACCACGTCCATTAGCTCCGCCTTTACTGTCACTCCATCCAATGGCTTGCAGCTTGAAGGTTACAACTTGGATCCTGAAGACAATGGGACCTCGCTGCTTAGTAACAAGGTGGCACTTCCTACCTTGCAACTCTCATCATCTTCTTCACCCTCATCAGTCACACAAG GCCTTGCTGATGACAGTTCTCCTGCTCCTGCCTCTCTGTGCCACAACCAGGTGGAGAAGCAGGATAGGCTGCAGCTGACCTCTCTTGAGTCCAGCACAGCACTCTACTGTCTAAGTAGCATTCACACACTGTCTGCTGTGAAGAAGGAACCTTTGGAGACTCCTGGAGGATACCTTTATCACCTGGGTTACAGTCCTGACCCCACCCACAGCTCCCCCACCAGACTTAACACCACCATGACAACCACCCTTCAAGACTACACCACTCTCACAGTGAGTGCAGCCTTACTTGCCCAAACGGACCTTACCAGTGAGTTCAGAGGTCATGATGCCCAGATGACCTCAAACCTAAATGGAGACTTCCTATGTGCGGTTTCAGAGGGAGGGAAGGGAGAGATGAGAGCAGTCGAGGATGAAGGGGGGAAACAACTGACAAAACTAAAAACAGTGCATATAGAGGAAGAGATGACTGacctctga
- the LOC113078320 gene encoding CDK-activating kinase assembly factor MAT1-like — translation MDDQGCPRCKTTKYRNPSLKLMVNVCGHTLCESCVEMLFVRGSGNCVQCNTPLRKSNFRVQLFEDPAIDKEVEIRKKVLKIYNKRELDFYTLKEYNDYLEQVEDIVFNLTNNLDVERTKQMMEQYQRDNKDIIQKNKAKLTREQEELEELLLQEQQGSEQRRLETLQEEQRQLQAKRKNKQALLDELEISKLPAAVLLAQHKDRASQLETQIEKQKQNVKPANIFSTGIMMGQTVSLVSVSRVEEVLYVYQPLCFDTYGPPIPELDQLGRLGYLNHVRTASPQDQAGGYTSGLACHRAVQDAFSGLFPS, via the exons atggatgaTCAGGGATGCCCGAGGTGCAAGACGACCAAATACAGAAATCCATCTCTGAAGCTGATGGTGAATGTGTGTGGACACACGCT gtgtgagAGCTGTGTGGAGATGCTGTTTGTCCGTGGTTCAGGTAACTGTGTGCAGTGCAACACTCCTCTGAGAAAGAGTAATTTCCGCGTGCAGCTCTTCGAAGATCCAGCCATCGATAAAGAGGTGGAGATCCGCAAGAAAGTTCTTAAAAT CTACAATAAGAGGGAATTAGATTTTTACACTCTGAAAGAGTATAATGACTACCTGGAGCAAGTGGAGGACATTG TGTTTAACCTGACAAATAACTTAGATGTTGAAAGGACCAAGCAGATGATGGAACAGTACCAGCGAGATAACAAAGACATTATACAGAAAAACAAAGCCAAACTG ACACGTGAGCAGGAGGAGTTGGAGGAGCTGTTGTTGCAGGAGCAGCAGGGTTCAGAGCAGAGGAGACTGGAGACCCTGCAGGAGGAACAAAGACAACTACAGGCTAAGAGGAAAAACAAACAGGCCCTGCTAGATGAACTg GAAATTTCCAAGTTACCTGCAGCTGTGCTGTTGGCCCAACATAAAGATCGAGCCTCTCAACTGGAGACCCAGATAGAAAAACAGAAGCAAAATGTCAAGCCAGCTAACATCTTCTCTACTGGAATAATGATG GGTCAGACTGTGTCTTTGGTGTCTGTGTCTCGTGTGGAGGAGGTGTTGTACGTCTATCAGCCTCTGTGCTTTGACACATATGGGCCACCCATTCCAGAACTGGATCAGTTGGGCCGATTAGG GTATTTGAATCATGTGCGCACAGCGTCTCCGCAGGATCAGGCTGGTGGTTATACATCAGGACTGGCATGCCATCGCGCCGTCCAGGATGCTTTCAGTGGCCTCTTCCCCTCATGA
- the LOC113078319 gene encoding probable sodium-coupled neutral amino acid transporter 6, translated as MLKNGANYSVQTGSEYEPIGDESRPLLEAQGVQARGASFWSSAFNLMNAIMGSGILGLSYAMANTGIIGFSILLLVVSSLAAYSVHLLLLLCDKTGVNSYEALGERAFNRPGKILVACTILIQNIGAMSTYLFILKSEMPAAVTGFMSTETSGKWFENGVALLILVTVIVVLPLALLPKIGFLGYTSSLAFFFMLFFTVVVVVKKWSIPCPLPVNATVNLSLNTSECTPQLFVFSLKSAYAVPTMAFSFLCHTAVLPIYCELHRPTKQRMQNVANVSISLSFVVYLISALFGYLTFYTNVESELLKGYDTYLPRDVVVISVRLAILLAVLLTVPLIHFPARKAVLMLCRGDREFSWLSHVLSCFFILTFVLLLAIFVPDIRNVFGVVGSTTSTCLLFVYPGMFYLRISAEPVKSLSSAGAVLLMVIGLFVGVLSLCVIIVSWVQGP; from the exons ATGTTGAAAAACGGCGCAAACTACAGCGTGCAGACGGGGAGCGAGTATGAGCCCATCGGAGATGAGAGCAGACCGCTGTTGGAAGCACAG GGTGTTCAAGCTAGAGGTGCATCCTTCTGGTCTTCTGCCTTTAACCTGATGAATGCTATCATGGGTAGTGGCATCCTGGGTCTCTCCTATGCTATGGCCAATACGGGCATCATTGGATTCAG TATTCTGTTGCTGGTGGTCTCCAGTTTGGCTGCTTATTCTGTCCATCTCTTGCTGCTCCTCTGTGACAAGACCG GTGTCAACTCTTATGAAGCTCTTGGAGAGAGAGCCTTCAACAGACCTGGCAAA ATTCTGGTGGCCTGTACTATTCTCATTCAGAACATTGGAG CCATGTCCACCTACTTGTTCATCTTGAAGTCTGAAATGCCTGCTGCAGTCACTGGCTTCATGAGCACAGAGACTTCTGg AAAGTGGTTTGAGAATGGTGTTGCACTATTGATCTTAGTGACTGTAATTGTAGTGCTGCCACTGGCTCTACTTCCTAAGATTG GTTTCTTGGGATACACCAGCAGTCTCGCATTCTTCTTCATGTTGTTCTTCACTGTAGTG GTGGTGGTGAAAAAATGGTCCATTCCCTGCCCGCTGCCAGTTAACGCTACTGTGAACCTG AGCTTAAATACCTCTGAATGCACCCCACAGTTGTTTGTGTTCTCTCTTAAG AGTGCTTATGCTGTCCCAACAATGGCTTTCTCCTTCTTGTGCCATACAGCAGTTTTACCCATTTACTGTGAGTTACACAG ACCCACAAAGCAGAGAATGCAGAATGTGGCGAATGTCAGCATCTCTCTTAGTTTTGTTGTGTATCTGATCTCTGCCCTGTTTGGATACCTCACCTTCTATA CAAATGTGGAATCAGAGCTGTTGAAAGGATACGACACCTACCTACCACGGGATGTTGTGGTGATATCAGTTCGTCTTGCAATTTTATTGGCCGTTCTGCTCACCGTGCCGCTCATTCACTTCCCA gcACGTAAAGCGGTGTTGATGTTATGCAGAGGAGACAGGGAGTTCTCCTGGCTCTCTCATGTACTTTCCTGTTTTTTTATCCTCACTTTTGTGCTGCTGCTCGCTATTTTCGTCCCTGACATTAGGAATGTCTTTGGTGTGGTGG GTTCTACGACCTCCACATGTTTACTGTTTGTGTATCCTGGGATGTTTTATTTGAGAATCAGCGCTGAGCCAGTGAAATCTCTCAGTTCAGCAGGG GCTGTTTTGCTGATGGTGATTGGTCTGTTTGTTGGCGTTTTGAGCCTGTGTGTCATCATTGTCTCCTGGGTTCAAGGTCCTTGA
- the LOC113078318 gene encoding tRNA (guanine(37)-N1)-methyltransferase isoform X1 produces MAAGWRGSARLVFLFQKHHSCISQSQNFNQFVRISLQFSFVVHSQKAMTGHPQTDLGLYKPPQTVRGMTELDRAAFSQTVSVPAIRIPTQVLNKVVKGLKKVALQRPGLKRVVEDHSEDGNTYSSKGEHRLLLLDPNNITYADSFGSEEAEALKAYGVPQEIHKYQLKLTYENLKSEEILRAVLPEGQDVTSGFSRVGHIAHMNLRDHQLPYRKLIGQVIIDKNPGITCVVNKTNTIDSTYRNFQMEVLAGESNMVAKVRENGVLYEFDFSLVYWNPRLSTEHERIVSLLQRGDTVVDVFAGVGPFAIPAARRGCEVLANDLNPESFRWLQHNAKLNKVDRKITSFNMDGRDFIRGPVQERLPALMKGSQKIHVVMNLPALALEFLDAFRGLLGPEPDQSLSCLDDNLPQVHCYGFSKEDDTQRDVVERAEASLKISLQGQCPVHLVRNVAPNKEMMCVSFTLPRGVLYSTHTQNRDISEEPCPKKQKCEDLTD; encoded by the exons ATGGCTGCCGGCTGGAGAGG ATCTGCCAGACTTGTGTTCCTGTTCCAGAAACATCACAGTTGTATCTCTCAGTCTCAGAATTTCAACCAATTTGTAAGAATTTCCCTCCAGTTCTCCTTTGTTGTCCATTCTCAGAAAGCCATGACTGGCCATCCGCAGACTGATTTGGGGCTCTACAAGCCCCCTCAGACAGTCCGGGGCATGACAGAACTGGACCGCGCAGCTTTCAGTCAAACAGTCAGTGTTCCTGCCATACGGATACCAACCCAAGTTCTCAACAAAGTGGTCAAGGGTTTGAAGAAAGTGGCACTACAGAGGCCAGGACTCAAACGGGTTGTCGAGGACCACAGTGAAGATGGAAATACATACAGTAGTAAAGGAGAACATCGGCTGCTGCTTTTGGACCCAAACAACATTACATATGCAGATTCATTTGGCAGCGAGGAGGCAGAAGCTCTGAAAGCATATGGGGTGCCTCAGGAGATCCATAAGTACCAACTGAAACTCACCTATGAGAACCTTAAGAGTGAAGAGATACTGCGAGCTGTACTTCCTGAAGGACAGGATGTAACATCAGGATTTAGTAGAGTGGGCCACATCGCCCACATGAACCTGAGAGACCACCAGCTCCCCTACAGAAAACTAATTG GTCAAGTAATCATAGATAAGAACCCCGGCATTACGTGTGTGGTCAACAAGACCAACACCATTGATTCCACTTACAGGAACTTCCAAATGGAGGTTTTGGCAGGAGAGAGTAACATGGTGGCAAAA GTACGCGAGAATGGCGTATTGTACGAGTTTGATTTCTCTCTGGTGTACTGGAACCCTCGACTAAGCACTGAACACGAGCGTATCGTTTCCCTTCTTCAGCGTGGTGATACCGTAGTGGATGTTTTCGCCGGGGTCGGTCCATTCGCGATCCCAGCAGCCCGTCGAGGCTGCGAGGTCCTCGCTAACGACTTGAACCCGGAGTCCTTCCGTTGGCTCCAGCACAATGCTAAACTCAACAAGGTTGACCGAAAAATAACATCATTTAACATGGATGGACGAGACTTCATCCGAGGACCTGTACAGGAGCGCCTGCCTGCTCTAATGAAGGGATCACAAAAGATTCATGTGGTGATGAACCTTCCCGCACTGGCTCTAGAGTTCCTTGATGCTTTCAGAGGTCTGCTGGGCCCAGAGCCAGACCAGAGTCTTTCCTGTCTGGACGACAACCTGCCACAGGTGCATTGCTACGGGTTCTCCAAAGAAGATGACACTCAGAGGGATGTAGTGGAGCGGGCCGAGGCGAGTTTAAAGATTTCCCTGCAAGGACAGTGTCCTGTGCACCTGGTGAGGAATGTGGCACCCAATAAGGAGATGATGTGTGTGAGTTTTACCTTACCGAGAGGGGTCCTgtacagcacacacactcaaaacagaG ATATTTCAGAGGAGCCATGTCCTAAGAAACAGAAGTGTGAGGATCTGACAGACTGA